A genomic segment from Streptosporangiales bacterium encodes:
- a CDS encoding response regulator, whose amino-acid sequence MARWGPQVRPNPVINRTGHKDGAPVSGAGEAIRVLLVDDQELVRAGFRMVIDAQPDIDVVGEAADGAGALEVLRSTSVDVVLMDIRMPRMDGVEATRRIHESGNDLPRVLILTTFDLDEHAYAGLRAGASGFFLKDAPPADLLSAIRAVHSGDAVVAPSTTRRLLDRFVSHLPDDEAAPAAGLDSLTEREREVLVEIAQGLSNAEIGVRLYVSEATVKTHVGRILAKLGLRDRVQAVVLAYETGLVRPSA is encoded by the coding sequence ATGGCCCGGTGGGGACCTCAGGTGCGCCCGAATCCTGTCATCAACAGGACCGGACACAAGGATGGTGCACCAGTGAGCGGTGCGGGTGAGGCGATCCGGGTGCTGCTCGTCGACGACCAGGAGCTCGTGCGTGCGGGCTTCCGCATGGTCATCGACGCGCAGCCGGACATCGACGTGGTCGGCGAGGCCGCCGACGGGGCCGGTGCGCTCGAGGTCCTGCGGAGCACGTCCGTCGACGTCGTGCTGATGGACATCCGCATGCCGCGCATGGACGGCGTCGAGGCCACGCGCCGGATCCACGAGTCCGGCAACGACCTGCCGCGGGTGCTGATCCTCACCACCTTCGACCTCGACGAGCATGCGTACGCCGGCCTGCGGGCGGGCGCGTCCGGGTTCTTCCTCAAGGACGCGCCGCCGGCCGACCTGCTGTCGGCGATCCGCGCGGTGCACTCCGGCGACGCCGTCGTCGCGCCGAGCACCACCCGCCGGCTGCTCGACCGGTTCGTCTCCCACCTCCCCGACGACGAGGCCGCGCCGGCCGCCGGCCTCGACTCGCTGACCGAGCGCGAGCGCGAGGTCCTCGTCGAGATCGCGCAGGGCCTCTCCAACGCCGAGATCGGCGTCCGCCTGTACGTCTCCGAGGCGACCGTCAAGACCCACGTCGGCCGCATCCTCGCCAAGCTCGGCCTCCGCGACCGGGTGCAGGCGGTCGTCCTCGCGTACGAGACCGGCCTGGTCCGTCCCAGCGCCTGA
- a CDS encoding ATP-binding cassette domain-containing protein codes for MRAAQLAKVYGSGETAVHALDGVDVEVAAGSFTAIMGPSGSGKSTLMHCLAGLDAATSGTIHVGDIDITRLNDKALTLLRRDRVGFVFQSFNLLPMLTAKQNIVLPLDLAGRKPDQQWYDQVVDVLGIRDRLGHKPAQLSGGQQQRVACARALLSRPQVVFADEPTGNLDSRSGAEVLGFLRRSVREMGQTIVMVTHDPNAAAYADRVLLLADGRVAGGIDAPTTDSVIDALRQLGG; via the coding sequence ATCCGCGCCGCGCAGCTGGCGAAGGTCTACGGGTCAGGGGAGACGGCGGTACACGCACTCGACGGCGTCGACGTCGAGGTCGCCGCGGGCTCGTTCACGGCGATCATGGGTCCGTCCGGCTCGGGCAAGTCCACGCTCATGCACTGCCTCGCGGGCCTCGACGCCGCGACCTCCGGCACGATCCACGTCGGCGACATCGACATCACCCGGCTGAACGACAAGGCGCTCACCCTGCTGCGGCGCGACCGCGTGGGTTTCGTCTTCCAGTCGTTCAACCTCCTCCCGATGCTCACCGCGAAGCAGAACATCGTGCTCCCGCTCGACCTCGCCGGTCGCAAGCCCGACCAGCAGTGGTACGACCAGGTCGTCGACGTCCTCGGCATCCGCGACCGGCTCGGCCACAAGCCGGCTCAGCTGTCCGGCGGTCAGCAGCAGCGCGTCGCCTGCGCGCGTGCGTTGCTGAGCCGGCCGCAGGTCGTCTTCGCCGACGAGCCGACCGGCAACCTCGACTCGAGGTCGGGTGCCGAGGTGCTCGGGTTCCTGCGCCGCTCCGTCCGCGAGATGGGGCAGACGATCGTCATGGTCACCCACGACCCCAACGCCGCGGCGTACGCCGACCGCGTGCTGCTACTCGCCGACGGCCGGGTCGCCGGCGGCATCGACGCGCCCACCACCGACAGCGTCATCGACGCGCTCCGGCAGCTGGGGGGCTGA